The proteins below come from a single Paracoccus sp. SCSIO 75233 genomic window:
- a CDS encoding murein hydrolase activator EnvC, with the protein MRLRTALPSLLAFGLSLGAAQAQTSAGEDAARAAYQLREAASQLDEALSKDDQVTALTDMIHAYETGLAAMRAGLRQAGIREREIRAEWETRRDQLSSILGVMAAMEKSPETLMLLHPAGPEATARSGMILSSVVPGLREEADALKKNLDEIAEVRKLQEDAANTLAEGFGQVQEARRLLASAVQDRSTMPKRFGENPEELQALEASAATLDAFAEGLADLQSDVGAPISDFEGAQGSLRLPVVGQVLRRYNETDAAGIRRPGLVIAAAPASLVTAPWTSTIRYRGPLLDYGNVMILEPAKDYLLIMAGMAQVFGEVGDVLAAGEPVGLMGGTEPSAQEFGIEFVVNASTGEDADQSETLYLELRRGKETLDPADWFVLNHIVESADITANEQADSQ; encoded by the coding sequence ATGAGGCTGAGGACTGCCCTTCCGTCGTTACTCGCTTTCGGGCTTTCGCTCGGGGCGGCGCAGGCGCAGACCAGCGCTGGCGAGGACGCGGCGCGGGCAGCCTATCAATTGCGCGAGGCGGCCAGCCAGCTGGATGAGGCGTTAAGCAAGGACGATCAGGTCACGGCGCTGACCGATATGATCCACGCCTACGAGACCGGGCTTGCGGCGATGCGTGCCGGGCTGCGGCAGGCAGGCATCCGTGAGCGTGAAATCAGGGCGGAGTGGGAGACACGGCGGGATCAGCTTTCCTCGATCCTTGGGGTGATGGCGGCGATGGAAAAATCGCCCGAGACTCTGATGCTGCTGCATCCTGCGGGACCGGAGGCGACGGCGCGCTCCGGGATGATCCTGTCCAGTGTCGTCCCCGGTCTGCGGGAAGAGGCGGATGCGTTGAAGAAAAACCTCGACGAAATCGCCGAGGTGCGGAAGCTGCAGGAGGATGCGGCGAATACGCTGGCCGAGGGCTTCGGGCAGGTGCAGGAGGCGCGGCGGCTACTGGCGAGCGCGGTTCAGGACCGCTCCACCATGCCGAAACGATTCGGTGAGAACCCGGAAGAATTGCAGGCGCTTGAGGCGTCGGCGGCGACGCTGGATGCGTTTGCCGAGGGGCTGGCCGATCTGCAATCCGATGTCGGTGCGCCGATTTCGGATTTCGAGGGCGCACAGGGATCGCTGCGCCTGCCGGTCGTCGGGCAGGTTCTGCGCCGGTATAACGAGACGGACGCGGCTGGTATCCGGCGGCCGGGTCTGGTCATTGCAGCCGCCCCCGCATCGCTGGTGACCGCGCCCTGGACATCGACGATCCGGTATCGCGGGCCGCTTCTGGATTACGGGAATGTGATGATACTCGAACCCGCGAAGGATTATCTTCTGATCATGGCGGGCATGGCGCAGGTTTTCGGAGAGGTCGGGGATGTTCTGGCCGCCGGTGAGCCGGTAGGGCTGATGGGCGGCACTGAGCCCTCGGCGCAGGAATTCGGCATCGAATTTGTGGTGAACGCATCGACCGGAGAGGATGCAGATCAGAGTGAAACGCTGTATCTGGAACTCCGACGGGGCAAGGAAACGCTGGACCCGGCGGATTGGTTCGTGCTCAACCATATCGTAGAAAGCGCAGACATAACGGCAAACGAACAGGCGGATTCTCAATGA
- a CDS encoding S41 family peptidase, whose amino-acid sequence MKHYLIAGVGGTLAGLLLTSQLAGPLSAQDVGKNSSVYEQLDLFGDVFEQVRSQYVEETEPKELIEAAINGMLQSLDPHSSFLSADAYEDMQTQTRGSFGGLGIEVGQEDGLVKVISPMDDTPADEAGVEAGDFITHVNGEPTMGLTLDQAVDLMRGPVGSEVTITILRESEQEPFDIEIVRDTIKLTAVKGRVEGHAVVLRVATFNDETISSLEEELASAVEEVGGIDHITGIVLDLRNNPGGLLDQAIYVSDAFLERGEIVSTRGRTPEESERWNARPGDLAEGKPIVVLINRGSASASEIVTGALQDHRRAIVVGEKSFGKGSVQTVLRVTSDSAMRLTTARYYTPSGRSIQALGINPDIIVAQPARRPAEDGDEDAPRTESSFLSSEADLRGALNNDSYSDEEKRQLEEEAAEVEATAKLREEDYQLAYAIDILKGLAAVDFNADDVSVAATPAVTGEGSGTEAAPVEDSTSGAEAPAEEGAE is encoded by the coding sequence ATGAAGCATTATCTGATTGCAGGCGTCGGTGGCACTCTGGCAGGGCTGCTGCTCACCTCACAGCTTGCGGGGCCGCTTTCGGCGCAGGACGTGGGCAAGAACAGCTCGGTTTACGAACAGCTCGATCTGTTCGGGGATGTGTTCGAGCAGGTCCGCAGCCAGTATGTCGAGGAAACTGAACCGAAAGAGCTGATCGAGGCGGCGATCAACGGCATGCTGCAATCGCTCGACCCGCATTCATCGTTCCTGTCGGCCGATGCCTATGAGGACATGCAGACGCAGACCCGCGGCAGCTTCGGCGGGCTGGGGATCGAGGTCGGGCAGGAAGACGGTCTGGTCAAGGTGATCTCGCCAATGGACGACACGCCGGCAGATGAGGCGGGTGTCGAGGCGGGCGATTTCATCACCCATGTCAACGGCGAGCCGACCATGGGGCTGACACTCGATCAGGCGGTCGATCTGATGCGCGGCCCGGTCGGGTCGGAGGTGACCATCACCATTCTGCGCGAAAGCGAGCAGGAGCCGTTTGATATCGAAATCGTGCGCGACACGATCAAGCTGACGGCGGTGAAGGGCCGTGTCGAAGGTCATGCGGTTGTGCTGCGCGTCGCGACCTTCAACGATGAGACGATCTCCTCGCTAGAGGAAGAACTGGCGAGCGCGGTCGAGGAGGTCGGCGGGATCGACCATATCACCGGCATCGTGCTCGACCTGCGCAATAACCCCGGCGGGCTGCTGGATCAGGCGATTTATGTCTCCGACGCGTTCCTTGAGCGGGGCGAGATCGTGTCGACCCGTGGCCGCACGCCGGAAGAGAGCGAACGCTGGAACGCCCGTCCCGGTGATCTGGCGGAAGGCAAGCCGATCGTGGTGCTGATCAACCGTGGTTCCGCCTCGGCGTCGGAGATCGTTACCGGCGCGTTGCAGGATCATCGTCGGGCAATCGTCGTGGGCGAAAAATCCTTCGGGAAAGGCTCGGTCCAGACGGTTCTGCGCGTGACCTCCGACAGCGCCATGCGGCTGACCACGGCGCGGTATTACACGCCGTCCGGGCGGTCCATCCAGGCGCTCGGGATCAACCCCGACATCATCGTGGCCCAACCCGCCCGCCGTCCGGCGGAGGACGGGGATGAGGATGCGCCGCGCACCGAATCGAGCTTCCTCAGCTCGGAGGCGGATCTGCGTGGGGCGCTGAACAACGACAGCTATTCCGACGAAGAAAAGCGCCAGCTTGAGGAAGAGGCCGCGGAAGTTGAGGCGACCGCGAAGCTGCGGGAAGAGGATTACCAGCTCGCCTATGCCATCGACATCCTTAAGGGCCTCGCGGCGGTCGATTTCAACGCTGATGACGTTTCTGTGGCCGCAACCCCGGCTGTGACCGGCGAAGGCTCGGGAACGGAGGCGGCTCCGGTCGAGGATAGTACGTCGGGCGCAGAGGCTCCTGCGGAAGAAGGGGCCGAATAA
- a CDS encoding RNA pyrophosphohydrolase: MADGSARLGPSGLPYRPCAGVVLVNADGLVFAGQRIDNPGHAWQMPQGGIDKGETPLEAALRELGEETGLPADTVEVIAETPDWVYYDLPDELLGKVWKGKYGGQCQKWVLMRFTGSDDQVNIETEHPEFDKWAWMRADDLIAKIVPFKRAVYEQVLATFRDRLA; the protein is encoded by the coding sequence ATGGCCGATGGCAGTGCGCGTCTCGGCCCGTCCGGTCTGCCCTACAGGCCTTGCGCCGGGGTGGTTCTGGTGAATGCCGACGGGCTGGTTTTTGCCGGGCAGCGGATCGACAATCCCGGCCATGCCTGGCAGATGCCGCAAGGCGGGATCGACAAGGGCGAAACCCCGCTGGAGGCCGCATTGCGGGAACTGGGCGAGGAGACGGGTCTGCCCGCCGACACGGTCGAGGTCATCGCGGAGACGCCGGATTGGGTCTATTACGACCTTCCGGATGAACTGCTTGGCAAGGTGTGGAAGGGTAAATATGGCGGTCAGTGCCAGAAATGGGTGCTGATGCGCTTTACCGGCTCTGACGATCAGGTGAATATCGAAACCGAACACCCCGAATTCGACAAATGGGCGTGGATGCGCGCGGACGATCTGATCGCGAAGATCGTCCCGTTCAAGCGTGCCGTTTATGAACAGGTGCTGGCGACGTTCCGCGACCGCCTCGCCTGA